A single Anatilimnocola floriformis DNA region contains:
- a CDS encoding gamma carbonic anhydrase family protein has translation MTIDPQQTRHRPELVHESAFIATGAVVIGNVTLAAETSVWFNAVIRGDSEAITIGAGTNVQDGCILHADPGKPCVLGERVTLGHGAIVHGAILEDDVMIGMRAVVMNGARIGRGSIVGVGAVVLEGMEVPPGSIVLGNPGKVVRPVSERHTAQIRHAAEHYVAAAKVYRQSD, from the coding sequence ATGACCATCGATCCACAACAAACCCGCCATCGCCCCGAACTGGTTCACGAATCGGCGTTCATCGCCACTGGGGCGGTTGTTATCGGCAACGTCACGCTTGCCGCCGAGACCAGCGTTTGGTTCAACGCGGTGATTCGCGGCGACAGCGAAGCCATCACGATCGGCGCCGGTACCAACGTGCAGGACGGTTGCATCTTGCATGCGGATCCAGGCAAGCCGTGCGTGCTCGGCGAGCGCGTGACGCTCGGCCATGGCGCGATCGTGCATGGGGCCATCTTGGAAGACGACGTGATGATCGGCATGCGAGCCGTGGTAATGAACGGTGCGCGGATCGGCCGCGGCAGCATCGTGGGCGTCGGTGCCGTCGTGCTCGAAGGAATGGAAGTGCCGCCGGGAAGCATCGTCCTGGGCAACCCGGGCAAAGTTGTTCGTCCTGTGAGTGAACGTCACACCGCCCAGATTCGACATGCCGCAGAGCATTATGTGGCGGCGGCGAAGGTTTATCGGCAATCAGACTAG